The following coding sequences are from one Homalodisca vitripennis isolate AUS2020 chromosome 7, UT_GWSS_2.1, whole genome shotgun sequence window:
- the LOC124366860 gene encoding uncharacterized protein LOC124366860, whose product MNKLYDEQVTGIERSEYRTVMPVSDLKFNTPNNYTVFKLDHGDAFYDSRIMYHVHGELVKKDGTEYPAASTIQLIDNFPAYLFSRIELKKHNTLLDSVDHPGITSQVKGLVSYSKSQMYMLPTSGFISKFSGGGKFETLGTLGHLGLGFFDHLRNPMYKGGFEITFTRAEDNDAIYHWSGNAQGATEPKDGKVVIKSFVLRVPLVEYETNAKSQLIAGLKQMSDKDSLKYTYLQWQCIDKKGVFGSTFNFDVTGLYRNVYNPKFIIVALQTDRANKQKKNPSRFDHCNLKNVSVKINGHRYPAEMQNCDMTAQNYRLLYDQYLTFRKLMYGDTDVYVNMDDFKSRYPIIVIDTHLHPTSRGRSRNDIQVELDFTTAVASAQGDVGTTAYIILVSQTEFMYDITRNVIRMVQ is encoded by the coding sequence ATGAACAAGTTGTACGATGAACAAGTTACTGGAATCGAGCGGAGCGAGTACCGGACCGTGATGCCGGTCTCCGACCTAAAGTTCAATACGCCAAACAACTATACGGTTTTCAAATTGGATCACGGAGATGCGTTTTACGATTCTCGCATAATGTACCACGTGCACGGTGAGTTGGTAAAAAAGGACGGTACCGAATACCCCGCAGCGTCGACAATTCAACTGATTGACAATTTTCCAGCGTATCTGTTTTCGCGAATCGAACTGAAAAAACACAACACTCTGCTCGACAGTGTGGACCATCCCGGCATTACAAGTCAAGTGAAAGGATTGGTGAGCTACAGTAAATCGCAAATGTACATGTTGCCGACTAGCGGTTTCATTTCCAAGTTTAGTGGTGGCGGCAAGTTCGAAACGTTGGGTACACTCGGCCACTTGGGTCTGGGATTCTTTGACCATTTACGCAACCCGATGTACAAGGGCGGGTTCGAAATCACGTTCACTCGAGCCGAAGACAATGACGCTATATACCACTGGTCGGGTAACGCACAAGGAGCAACTGAACCAAAAGACGGTAAAGTTGTAATCAAGTCGTTTGTGTTGCGTGTTCCGTTGGTCGAGTACGAGACAAACGCCAAGAGCCAGCTGATTGCCGGTCTCAAACAAATGAGTGATAAGGATTCGCTGAAATACACTTACTTGCAGTGGCAGTGTATCGATAAGAAAGGCGTGTTCGGTTCAACGTTCAACTTTGACGTCACCGGCCTCTATCGTAACGTGTACAATCCCAAATTCATTATCGTTGCACTGCAAACAGACCGCGCCAACAAGCAAAAGAAAAATCCAAGTCGATTCGATCATTGCAACTTGAAGAATGTGTCGGTAAAAATCAACGGACACCGCTATCCGGCAGAAATGCAAAACTGCGATATGACGGCTCAAAACTACAGGCTGTTGTACGACCAGTACTTGACATTTAGGAAACTCATGTACGGCGATACGGACGTGTATGTCAACATGGACGATTTTAAATCGAGGTACCCCATCATCGTGATTGACACGCATTTGCATCCCACCAGCCGCGGCAGGTCCAGAAACGATATACAAGTCGAATTGGATTTCACTACAGCAGTTGCGTCCGCACAAGGCGACGTGGGCACTACGGCGTACATAATATTGGTGTCTCAGACAGAGTTCATGTACGACATTACGCGAAACGTTATTCGCATGGTTCAGTGA
- the LOC124366862 gene encoding matrix metalloproteinase-18-like — translation MGHSKVYFDSYGDSQPPRELVRYLGPENLMYNTKRIQDYDDQPISTLVYANEDFDSVRYLKRYGYLENDNTTSLVDGEILNVAIETFQAKYNLTVDGSMNPETEAFMKRPRCGNKDNPLPYRILSNTTKWFNNIVTWNWLGKPQYMPLVNAAFGVWTRHTNLTFYRSFYDPNIPISLDSLHVMYATRSPCPYKFDGRGSVLAHAFFPDILKNQTDIHFDVDEDWDMTMNLPALGKTSFFSVLVHEIGHALGLSHSSQRGAVMNPYYEIPPTTKNMFELDLAKDDIYGIQYLYGYPVPSTTTTTTTTTTTTSRPPTDRGVSTNDLCDYKTKLRTVLILNNKIFMFHNKKVWIVDMDETDGEPSQFNRPKITTRWLPFLPHDFVNITAIYERPNGEIALFTRKQVYFIQYPSLSLLGNTDTQGFLGFPDIEVKSAVNTHKGLTYILTNNELVFEVDECKLKAKLLGAFTTVFPDLPKQITSTFRYTNGRLYFMTESLVYEYNEFSKRVTRTVPSLFDVLQISCMEDSILKQLHVMVSKLLHLRSDA, via the exons ATGGGTCACAGCAAAGTCTACTTCGACTCGTACGGTGACAGTCAGCCACCGCGGGAACTAGTCCGCTACTTGGGTCCAGAGAATCTGATGTACAACACCAAACGAATTCAAGACTACGACGACCAGCCCATAT CCACCTTAGTATATGCGAATGAAGACTTTGACTCTGTGCGTTATTTGAAACGTTACGGATATTTAGAGAATGACAACACTACTTCGTTGGTAGACGGGGAAATCTTAAATGTGGCGATAGAGACATTTCAAGCTAAATATAATCTCACAGTTGACGGGTCCATGAACCCTGAAACAGAAGCATTCATGAAGAGACCGCGATGCGGGAACAAAGACAATCCTTTGCCGTATAGAATACTGAGCAACACCACAAAATGGTTCAATAATATAGTGACATGGAACTGGTTGGGCAAACCACAATACATGCCGTTGGTTAACGCTGCTTTTGGCGTTTGGACGAGACACACTAATCTCACGTTTTATCGCTCGTTCTACGATCCCAACATTCCTATATCGTTGGATTCTCTCCACGTCATGTACGCTACTAGATCGCCATGTCCGTATAAGTTCGACGGTCGTGGATCGGTGTTGGCACATGCCTTTTTCCCAGACATCTTGAAAAACCAGACTGATATTCATTTCGACGTCGATGAAGACTGGGACATGACTATGAATCTCCCGGCACTTGGAAAAACATCGTTCTTCTCTGTTTTGGTTCACGAGATCGGTCACGCGTTGGGTTTGAGCCATTCATCACAACGAGGCGCCGTGATGAATCCTTACTACGAAATTCCACCGACCACCAAAAACATGTTCGAACTCGATCTCGCTAAGGACGATATTTACGGTATCCAATATCTCTACGGTTATCCCGTTCCTTCCACGACGACGACGACAACTACTACGACTACCACTACATCGCGACCACCAACCGATAGAGGAGTTTCGACTAACGACCTGTGTGATTACAAAACCAAATTACGTACAGTTTTGATACTAAACAACAAGATCTTCATGTTTCACAACAAGAAGGTATGGATAGTAGATATGGACGAAACAGACGGTGAGCCGTCACAGTTCAACCGACCCAAAATAACAACGCGGTGGTTACCGTTTCTGCCGCACGATTTTGTAAACATAACTGCCATTTATGAACGGCCTAATGGTGAAATAGCTTTGTTTACCAGAAAACAAGTGTACTTCATTCAATATCCAAGTTTGAGTTTACTAGGTAATACAGATACTCAAGGTTTTCTCGGTTTTCCTGACATTGAAGTGAAATCTGCTGTAAACACCCATAAAGGCTTAACGTACATTCTGACCAACAACGAGCTGGTGTTTGAGGTGGATGAGTGTAAACTGAAAGCGAAATTGCTCGGAGCTTTTACTACCGTGTTTCCAGACCTGCCGAAACAAATCACGAGCACATTTCGATACACTAACGGGAGGCTGTACTTTATGACCGAATCGCTTGTATACGAGTACAATGAATTCTCAAAACGTGTAACTCGAACTGTACCAAGTCTGTTTGACGTGTTGCAAATCAGTTGCATGGAAGATAGTATCCTGAAACAATTGCACGTTATGGTATCAAAGTTGTTACACCTCAGATCTGACGCTTAA